One segment of Synchiropus splendidus isolate RoL2022-P1 chromosome 4, RoL_Sspl_1.0, whole genome shotgun sequence DNA contains the following:
- the LOC128756733 gene encoding sodium bicarbonate cotransporter 3-like isoform X3 has product MDKTSKEEHALTGLDEEAIVDHGKSSFTTQTNCERDDLESTFKDAMGHRAVYVGVHVPFGRESKRRHRHRGHRHHRKKKDKDSEEGKEDGRESPSYDTPSQRVQFILGTEDDDLEHVPHDLFTELDELSFRDGSATEWRETARWLKFEEDVEDGGERWSKPYVATLSLHSLFELRSCILNGTVMLDMRANSIEEIADMVIDSMVATGQLKEDLREKVREAMLKKHHHQNERKLSNRIPLVRSIADIGKKHSDPLLLERNGEGLSSSRHSLHKPGAASSGTDLSERRESRVSILLNHLLPSNMGPSAGPSTLNTPQNTPSTFRRSTPSPTFGTVQGIPEVVVSPPEDDEPQKCAEEAVSSEELSRQASSASQGLEQLPLEGPLSFQNSVPSNLDGNKAVERRPSKVGVSRESSSVDFSKVDMNFMRKIPPGAEASNVLVGEVDFLEKPIIAFVRLSPAVLITGLTEVPVPTRFLFLLLGPHGKGPQYHEIGRSMATLMTDEIFHDVAYKAKDRTDLLSGIDEFLDQVTVLPPGEWDPTIRIEPPKNVPSQLKRKRPSQPNGNASLAGELEKEEEHQTGPELQRTGRIFGGLIQDIKRKAPFYWSDIRDSFSLQCLASVLFLYCACMSPVITFGGLLGEATKGNISAIESLFGASMTGVAYSLFAGQPLTILGSTGPVLVFEKILFKFCSDYSLSYLSLRTSIGLWTAFLCVVLVATDASSLVCYITRFTEEAFAALICIIFIYEALEKLFHLGEHYPVNNHNDLDNLTMYTCQCSAPANASDKLVQRWNLSGFTPDSIPWSSLNVSMCKELHGDFVGPACGDHGPYIPDVLFWSIILFFTTFFLSSFLKQFKTERYFPTKVRSTISDFAVFLTIMIMVLVDYLMGIPSPKLNVPDRFEPTSKNRGWLIDPLGDNPWWTMLVAALPALLCTILIFMDQQITAVIINRKEHKLKKGCGYHLDLLIVSVMLGVCSVMGLPWFVAATVLSISHVNSLKVESGCSAPGEQPKFLGIREQRVTGFMIFVLMGCSVFMTSVLKFIPMPVLYGVFLYMGVSSLKGIQFFDRIKLFGMPAKHQPDLIYLRYVPLWKVHIFTLVQLTCLVLLWVIKASAAAVVFPMMVLALVFVRKLLDLFFTKRELSWLDDLMPESKKKKEDDKKKKAREKLEQESRLQDEDEIPVDYDEATQLSIPAKALSGSSQEKVACVRVDISPDTPGGGTTAETFL; this is encoded by the exons ATGGACAAGACTAGCAAAGAGGAGCATGCGCTGACG GGTCTAGATGAAGAAGCCATAGTGGACCATGGAAAGAGCAGCTTCACCACACAGACCAACTGCGAGAGGGATGACCTTGAAAGTACGTTTAAAGATGCAATGG gcCACAGAGCAGTATATGTAGGTGTCCATGTACCATTTGGAAGGGAGAGCAAGCGGAGGCATCGCCACAGAGGTCACCGACACCacagaaagaagaaagacaaagatTCAGAGGAGGGGAAGGAAGATGGCAGAGAGTCTCCATCATATG ACACCCCATCTCAGAGGGTCCAGTTTATCCTGGGGACAGAAGATGACGATTTGGAGCATGTACCTCATGATCTCTTCACTGAGCTGGATGAGTTGTCATTCAGAGATGGAAGTGCAACTGAGTGGAGGGAAACTGCCAG ATGGCTGAAGTTTGAAGAAGATGTAGAAGATGGAGGGGAGAGGTGGAGTAAACCATACGTGGCCACATTGTCTTTGCACAGTTTATTTGAGCTGCGCAGCTGCATTCTTAACGGCACTGTCATGCTCGACATGAGGGCCAACAGTATTGAGGAAATTGCTG ATATGGTGATTGACAGCATGGTGGCGACAGGCCAGCTGAAGGAGGACCTGCGCGAGAAGGTGCGAGAAGCCATGCTGAAGAAACACCACCATCAGAATGAGAGAAAGCTCAGCAATCGCATCCCTTTGGTGCGATCGATTGCTGACATAGGCAAGAAACATTCTGACCCACTCTTGCTTGAAAGAAATG GAGAGGGCCTGTCCTCTTCCCGTCACTCTCTCCACAAGCCAGGAGCAGCCTCCTCTGGCACCGACCTGTCAGAGAGACGCGAGTCCAGAGTTTCCATCCTCCTCAACCACCTCCTTCCCTCCAACATGGGACCCTCTGCCGGTCCCTCAACACTCAACACACCACAAAACACACCATCTACATTCAGACGCTCCACTCCGAGTCCCACCTTTGGAACTGTCCAGGGGATACCAGAAGTGGTTGTATCGCCTCCCGAGGATGATGAGCCGCAAAAGTGTGCGGAAGAAGCGGTCTCGTCCGAGGAGCTCAGCCGACAAGCATCCTCGGCATCCCAGGGACTTGAGCAGCTGCCCTTAGAAG GACCATTGTCTTTTCAAAACTCGGTGCCAAGCAACCTGGACGGTAACAAGGCAGTGGAGAGGAGGCCATCCAAAGTTGGGGTCAGTAGAGAAAGCAGCAGTGTCGACTTCAGCAAG GTGGATATGAATTTCATGAGGAAGATTCCTCCGGGTGCCGAGGCGTCCAATGTGCTGGTGGGAGAAGTGGACTTCCTGGAGAAGCCCATAATTGCATTTGTGCGACTTTCCCCAGCCGTTCTTATCACAGGTCTCACTGAGGTGCCTGTTCCCACGAG gtttctttttcttcttctgggtCCTCACGGCAAGGGCCCTCAGTACCATGAGATTGGTCGATCTATGGCCACTCTGATGACAGACGAG ATATTTCACGATGTGGCGTACAAGGCCAAAGACAGAACGGATCTTCTATCTGGAATAGACGAGTTCCTCGATCAGGTGACAGTCCTTCCTCCTGGAGAGTGGGACCCCACCATCCGAATCGAACCCCCCAAGAATGTACCATCGCAG CTCAAAAGAAAAAGGCCGTCCCAGCCCAATGGTAATGCTTCCCTGGCAGGAGAGCTTGAAAAGGAAGAGGAACATCAGACAGGACCAGAGCTTCAGAGAACAGGAAG GATATTCGGAGGGTTGATACAGGACATCAAACGGAAGGCACCGTTTTACTGGAGTGACATCAGAGACTCCTTCAGCCTGCAGTGTTTAGCCTCCGTCCTCTTCCTCTACTGCGCCTGCATGTCTCCTGTCATTACATTTGGAGGTCTCCTCGGAGAGGCAACTAAAGGCAACATT aGTGCCATAGAGTCTTTGTTTGGAGCCTCCATGACAGGAGTGGCTTACTCGCTATTTGCAGGTCAACCATTGACTATTTTAGGAAGCACCGGGCCTGTTTTAGTGTTTGAGAAGATCCTATTTAAGTTCTGCAG TGACTACAGTTTGTCGTACCTGTCGCTGAGGACGAGCATCGGGCTCTGGACTGCCTTCTTGTGTGTTGTCCTTGTGGCCACGGACGCCAGTTCGCTTGTCTGCTACATCACGCGGTTCACAGAAGAAGCCTTCGCAGCACTCATCTGCATCATTTTTATCTATGAGGCGCTGGAGAAGCTGTTCCACTTGGGTGAACACTATCCTGTCAACAACCACAACGACCTGGACAACCTGACCATGTATAC GTGTCAGTGTTCTGCCCCAGCTAATGCCTCGGATAAACTCGTGCAGCGATGGAATTTGTCAGGATTCACCCCAGACTCAATACCATGGAGCAGCCTCAATGTTTCT ATGTGTAAGGAACTCCATGGAGATTTTGTGGGCCCGGCCTGTGGTGACCATGGACCGTACATCCCTGACGTTCTCTTCTGGtccatcatcctcttcttcaccaccttcttcttgtcctccttCCTCAAACAATTTAAAACTGAGCGATATTTCCCCACCAAG GTGCGATCCACCATCAGcgactttgctgtttttctgaCCATCATGATCATGGTGCTGGTGGACTACCTCATGGGGATACCGTCTCCTAAACTCAACGTCCCTGACCGCTTTGAG CCCACTTCCAAGAATCGTGGCTGGCTGATCGACCCGTTGGGTGATAACCCGTGGTGGACAATGCTTGTGGCGGCTCTTCCGGCGCTGCTCTGTACTATCCTGATATTCATGGACCAGCAGATTACCGCAGTTATTATCAACCGCAAAGAACACAAGCTCAAG AAAGGCTGTGGCTATCACCTGGACTTACTGATAGTGTCAGTGATGCTGGGGGTCTGCTCCGTTATGGGCCTGCCCTGGTTCGTGGCAGCGACAgtcctctccatctctcacGTCAACAGCCTGAAGGTGGAGTCCGGCTGCTCCGCTCCTGGGGAGCAGCCAAAGTTCCTGGGCATCCGAGAGCAGCGAGTCACTGGATTCATGATTTTCGTCCTCATGGGATGTTCAGTTTTCATGACGTCGGTGTTGAAG TTTATTCCAATGCCAGTGCTGTATGGAGTCTTTCTCTACATGGGCGTCTCCTCTTTGAAAGGCATTCAA TTCTTCGACAGGATCAAGCTGTTCGGCATGCCAGCCAAGCACCAGCCCGATCTCATCTACCTGCGCTACGTTCCACTGTGGAAGGTTCACATCTTCACGCTGGTGCAGCTGAcctgcttggtcctgctgtggGTCATCAAAgcctctgcagcagctgtggtgtTCCCCATGATG GTTCTGGCTTTGGTGTTTGTTCGGAAGCTCCTCGACCTTTTCTTCACCAAGCGAGAGCTGAGTTGGCTGGATGACCTGATGCCGGAGagcaaaaagaagaaggaagacgacaagaagaagaaagcacGAGAAAAGCTG GAGCAGGAGTCCAGGCTGCAGGACGAGGACGAGATCCCTGTCGACTACGATGAAGCGACCCAGCTCAGCATCCCGGCGAAAGCTCTCTCAGGAAG CAGTCAAGAGAAAGTGGCGTGTGTCAGAGTGGACATCAGCCCGGACACGCCAGGAGGAGGCACCACGGCCGAGACCTTCCTGTGA
- the LOC128756733 gene encoding sodium bicarbonate cotransporter 3-like isoform X13, whose translation MEESSEQMRPLLRSGLDEEAIVDHGKSSFTTQTNCERDDLESTFKDAMGHRAVYVGVHVPFGRESKRRHRHRGHRHHRKKKDKDSEEGKEDGRESPSYDTPSQRVQFILGTEDDDLEHVPHDLFTELDELSFRDGSATEWRETARWLKFEEDVEDGGERWSKPYVATLSLHSLFELRSCILNGTVMLDMRANSIEEIADMVIDSMVATGQLKEDLREKVREAMLKKHHHQNERKLSNRIPLVRSIADIGPLSFQNSVPSNLDGNKAVERRPSKVGVSRESSSVDFSKVDMNFMRKIPPGAEASNVLVGEVDFLEKPIIAFVRLSPAVLITGLTEVPVPTRFLFLLLGPHGKGPQYHEIGRSMATLMTDEIFHDVAYKAKDRTDLLSGIDEFLDQVTVLPPGEWDPTIRIEPPKNVPSQLKRKRPSQPNGNASLAGELEKEEEHQTGPELQRTGRIFGGLIQDIKRKAPFYWSDIRDSFSLQCLASVLFLYCACMSPVITFGGLLGEATKGNISAIESLFGASMTGVAYSLFAGQPLTILGSTGPVLVFEKILFKFCSDYSLSYLSLRTSIGLWTAFLCVVLVATDASSLVCYITRFTEEAFAALICIIFIYEALEKLFHLGEHYPVNNHNDLDNLTMYTCQCSAPANASDKLVQRWNLSGFTPDSIPWSSLNVSMCKELHGDFVGPACGDHGPYIPDVLFWSIILFFTTFFLSSFLKQFKTERYFPTKVRSTISDFAVFLTIMIMVLVDYLMGIPSPKLNVPDRFEPTSKNRGWLIDPLGDNPWWTMLVAALPALLCTILIFMDQQITAVIINRKEHKLKKGCGYHLDLLIVSVMLGVCSVMGLPWFVAATVLSISHVNSLKVESGCSAPGEQPKFLGIREQRVTGFMIFVLMGCSVFMTSVLKFIPMPVLYGVFLYMGVSSLKGIQFFDRIKLFGMPAKHQPDLIYLRYVPLWKVHIFTLVQLTCLVLLWVIKASAAAVVFPMMVLALVFVRKLLDLFFTKRELSWLDDLMPESKKKKEDDKKKKAREKLEQESRLQDEDEIPVDYDEATQLSIPAKALSGSSQEKVACVRVDISPDTPGGGTTAETFL comes from the exons GGTCTAGATGAAGAAGCCATAGTGGACCATGGAAAGAGCAGCTTCACCACACAGACCAACTGCGAGAGGGATGACCTTGAAAGTACGTTTAAAGATGCAATGG gcCACAGAGCAGTATATGTAGGTGTCCATGTACCATTTGGAAGGGAGAGCAAGCGGAGGCATCGCCACAGAGGTCACCGACACCacagaaagaagaaagacaaagatTCAGAGGAGGGGAAGGAAGATGGCAGAGAGTCTCCATCATATG ACACCCCATCTCAGAGGGTCCAGTTTATCCTGGGGACAGAAGATGACGATTTGGAGCATGTACCTCATGATCTCTTCACTGAGCTGGATGAGTTGTCATTCAGAGATGGAAGTGCAACTGAGTGGAGGGAAACTGCCAG ATGGCTGAAGTTTGAAGAAGATGTAGAAGATGGAGGGGAGAGGTGGAGTAAACCATACGTGGCCACATTGTCTTTGCACAGTTTATTTGAGCTGCGCAGCTGCATTCTTAACGGCACTGTCATGCTCGACATGAGGGCCAACAGTATTGAGGAAATTGCTG ATATGGTGATTGACAGCATGGTGGCGACAGGCCAGCTGAAGGAGGACCTGCGCGAGAAGGTGCGAGAAGCCATGCTGAAGAAACACCACCATCAGAATGAGAGAAAGCTCAGCAATCGCATCCCTTTGGTGCGATCGATTGCTGACATAG GACCATTGTCTTTTCAAAACTCGGTGCCAAGCAACCTGGACGGTAACAAGGCAGTGGAGAGGAGGCCATCCAAAGTTGGGGTCAGTAGAGAAAGCAGCAGTGTCGACTTCAGCAAG GTGGATATGAATTTCATGAGGAAGATTCCTCCGGGTGCCGAGGCGTCCAATGTGCTGGTGGGAGAAGTGGACTTCCTGGAGAAGCCCATAATTGCATTTGTGCGACTTTCCCCAGCCGTTCTTATCACAGGTCTCACTGAGGTGCCTGTTCCCACGAG gtttctttttcttcttctgggtCCTCACGGCAAGGGCCCTCAGTACCATGAGATTGGTCGATCTATGGCCACTCTGATGACAGACGAG ATATTTCACGATGTGGCGTACAAGGCCAAAGACAGAACGGATCTTCTATCTGGAATAGACGAGTTCCTCGATCAGGTGACAGTCCTTCCTCCTGGAGAGTGGGACCCCACCATCCGAATCGAACCCCCCAAGAATGTACCATCGCAG CTCAAAAGAAAAAGGCCGTCCCAGCCCAATGGTAATGCTTCCCTGGCAGGAGAGCTTGAAAAGGAAGAGGAACATCAGACAGGACCAGAGCTTCAGAGAACAGGAAG GATATTCGGAGGGTTGATACAGGACATCAAACGGAAGGCACCGTTTTACTGGAGTGACATCAGAGACTCCTTCAGCCTGCAGTGTTTAGCCTCCGTCCTCTTCCTCTACTGCGCCTGCATGTCTCCTGTCATTACATTTGGAGGTCTCCTCGGAGAGGCAACTAAAGGCAACATT aGTGCCATAGAGTCTTTGTTTGGAGCCTCCATGACAGGAGTGGCTTACTCGCTATTTGCAGGTCAACCATTGACTATTTTAGGAAGCACCGGGCCTGTTTTAGTGTTTGAGAAGATCCTATTTAAGTTCTGCAG TGACTACAGTTTGTCGTACCTGTCGCTGAGGACGAGCATCGGGCTCTGGACTGCCTTCTTGTGTGTTGTCCTTGTGGCCACGGACGCCAGTTCGCTTGTCTGCTACATCACGCGGTTCACAGAAGAAGCCTTCGCAGCACTCATCTGCATCATTTTTATCTATGAGGCGCTGGAGAAGCTGTTCCACTTGGGTGAACACTATCCTGTCAACAACCACAACGACCTGGACAACCTGACCATGTATAC GTGTCAGTGTTCTGCCCCAGCTAATGCCTCGGATAAACTCGTGCAGCGATGGAATTTGTCAGGATTCACCCCAGACTCAATACCATGGAGCAGCCTCAATGTTTCT ATGTGTAAGGAACTCCATGGAGATTTTGTGGGCCCGGCCTGTGGTGACCATGGACCGTACATCCCTGACGTTCTCTTCTGGtccatcatcctcttcttcaccaccttcttcttgtcctccttCCTCAAACAATTTAAAACTGAGCGATATTTCCCCACCAAG GTGCGATCCACCATCAGcgactttgctgtttttctgaCCATCATGATCATGGTGCTGGTGGACTACCTCATGGGGATACCGTCTCCTAAACTCAACGTCCCTGACCGCTTTGAG CCCACTTCCAAGAATCGTGGCTGGCTGATCGACCCGTTGGGTGATAACCCGTGGTGGACAATGCTTGTGGCGGCTCTTCCGGCGCTGCTCTGTACTATCCTGATATTCATGGACCAGCAGATTACCGCAGTTATTATCAACCGCAAAGAACACAAGCTCAAG AAAGGCTGTGGCTATCACCTGGACTTACTGATAGTGTCAGTGATGCTGGGGGTCTGCTCCGTTATGGGCCTGCCCTGGTTCGTGGCAGCGACAgtcctctccatctctcacGTCAACAGCCTGAAGGTGGAGTCCGGCTGCTCCGCTCCTGGGGAGCAGCCAAAGTTCCTGGGCATCCGAGAGCAGCGAGTCACTGGATTCATGATTTTCGTCCTCATGGGATGTTCAGTTTTCATGACGTCGGTGTTGAAG TTTATTCCAATGCCAGTGCTGTATGGAGTCTTTCTCTACATGGGCGTCTCCTCTTTGAAAGGCATTCAA TTCTTCGACAGGATCAAGCTGTTCGGCATGCCAGCCAAGCACCAGCCCGATCTCATCTACCTGCGCTACGTTCCACTGTGGAAGGTTCACATCTTCACGCTGGTGCAGCTGAcctgcttggtcctgctgtggGTCATCAAAgcctctgcagcagctgtggtgtTCCCCATGATG GTTCTGGCTTTGGTGTTTGTTCGGAAGCTCCTCGACCTTTTCTTCACCAAGCGAGAGCTGAGTTGGCTGGATGACCTGATGCCGGAGagcaaaaagaagaaggaagacgacaagaagaagaaagcacGAGAAAAGCTG GAGCAGGAGTCCAGGCTGCAGGACGAGGACGAGATCCCTGTCGACTACGATGAAGCGACCCAGCTCAGCATCCCGGCGAAAGCTCTCTCAGGAAG CAGTCAAGAGAAAGTGGCGTGTGTCAGAGTGGACATCAGCCCGGACACGCCAGGAGGAGGCACCACGGCCGAGACCTTCCTGTGA
- the LOC128756733 gene encoding sodium bicarbonate cotransporter 3-like isoform X16 produces MFLPFCFISPFPLSFLHVSPPFLLIQLSSLLGEGLSSSRHSLHKPGAASSGTDLSERRESRVSILLNHLLPSNMGPSAGPSTLNTPQNTPSTFRRSTPSPTFGTVQGIPEVVVSPPEDDEPQKCAEEAVSSEELSRQASSASQGLEQLPLEGPLSFQNSVPSNLDGNKAVERRPSKVGVDMNFMRKIPPGAEASNVLVGEVDFLEKPIIAFVRLSPAVLITGLTEVPVPTRFLFLLLGPHGKGPQYHEIGRSMATLMTDEIFHDVAYKAKDRTDLLSGIDEFLDQVTVLPPGEWDPTIRIEPPKNVPSQLKRKRPSQPNGNASLAGELEKEEEHQTGPELQRTGRIFGGLIQDIKRKAPFYWSDIRDSFSLQCLASVLFLYCACMSPVITFGGLLGEATKGNISAIESLFGASMTGVAYSLFAGQPLTILGSTGPVLVFEKILFKFCSDYSLSYLSLRTSIGLWTAFLCVVLVATDASSLVCYITRFTEEAFAALICIIFIYEALEKLFHLGEHYPVNNHNDLDNLTMYTCQCSAPANASDKLVQRWNLSGFTPDSIPWSSLNVSMCKELHGDFVGPACGDHGPYIPDVLFWSIILFFTTFFLSSFLKQFKTERYFPTKVRSTISDFAVFLTIMIMVLVDYLMGIPSPKLNVPDRFEPTSKNRGWLIDPLGDNPWWTMLVAALPALLCTILIFMDQQITAVIINRKEHKLKKGCGYHLDLLIVSVMLGVCSVMGLPWFVAATVLSISHVNSLKVESGCSAPGEQPKFLGIREQRVTGFMIFVLMGCSVFMTSVLKFIPMPVLYGVFLYMGVSSLKGIQFFDRIKLFGMPAKHQPDLIYLRYVPLWKVHIFTLVQLTCLVLLWVIKASAAAVVFPMMVLALVFVRKLLDLFFTKRELSWLDDLMPESKKKKEDDKKKKAREKLEQESRLQDEDEIPVDYDEATQLSIPAKALSGSSQEKVACVRVDISPDTPGGGTTAETFL; encoded by the exons ATGTTTCTTCCCTTCTGCTTTATTTCtccttttcctctttcctttcTGCACGTCTCTCCTCCTTTTCTCCTCATCCAACTTTCCTCTTTGTTAGGAGAGGGCCTGTCCTCTTCCCGTCACTCTCTCCACAAGCCAGGAGCAGCCTCCTCTGGCACCGACCTGTCAGAGAGACGCGAGTCCAGAGTTTCCATCCTCCTCAACCACCTCCTTCCCTCCAACATGGGACCCTCTGCCGGTCCCTCAACACTCAACACACCACAAAACACACCATCTACATTCAGACGCTCCACTCCGAGTCCCACCTTTGGAACTGTCCAGGGGATACCAGAAGTGGTTGTATCGCCTCCCGAGGATGATGAGCCGCAAAAGTGTGCGGAAGAAGCGGTCTCGTCCGAGGAGCTCAGCCGACAAGCATCCTCGGCATCCCAGGGACTTGAGCAGCTGCCCTTAGAAG GACCATTGTCTTTTCAAAACTCGGTGCCAAGCAACCTGGACGGTAACAAGGCAGTGGAGAGGAGGCCATCCAAAGTTGGG GTGGATATGAATTTCATGAGGAAGATTCCTCCGGGTGCCGAGGCGTCCAATGTGCTGGTGGGAGAAGTGGACTTCCTGGAGAAGCCCATAATTGCATTTGTGCGACTTTCCCCAGCCGTTCTTATCACAGGTCTCACTGAGGTGCCTGTTCCCACGAG gtttctttttcttcttctgggtCCTCACGGCAAGGGCCCTCAGTACCATGAGATTGGTCGATCTATGGCCACTCTGATGACAGACGAG ATATTTCACGATGTGGCGTACAAGGCCAAAGACAGAACGGATCTTCTATCTGGAATAGACGAGTTCCTCGATCAGGTGACAGTCCTTCCTCCTGGAGAGTGGGACCCCACCATCCGAATCGAACCCCCCAAGAATGTACCATCGCAG CTCAAAAGAAAAAGGCCGTCCCAGCCCAATGGTAATGCTTCCCTGGCAGGAGAGCTTGAAAAGGAAGAGGAACATCAGACAGGACCAGAGCTTCAGAGAACAGGAAG GATATTCGGAGGGTTGATACAGGACATCAAACGGAAGGCACCGTTTTACTGGAGTGACATCAGAGACTCCTTCAGCCTGCAGTGTTTAGCCTCCGTCCTCTTCCTCTACTGCGCCTGCATGTCTCCTGTCATTACATTTGGAGGTCTCCTCGGAGAGGCAACTAAAGGCAACATT aGTGCCATAGAGTCTTTGTTTGGAGCCTCCATGACAGGAGTGGCTTACTCGCTATTTGCAGGTCAACCATTGACTATTTTAGGAAGCACCGGGCCTGTTTTAGTGTTTGAGAAGATCCTATTTAAGTTCTGCAG TGACTACAGTTTGTCGTACCTGTCGCTGAGGACGAGCATCGGGCTCTGGACTGCCTTCTTGTGTGTTGTCCTTGTGGCCACGGACGCCAGTTCGCTTGTCTGCTACATCACGCGGTTCACAGAAGAAGCCTTCGCAGCACTCATCTGCATCATTTTTATCTATGAGGCGCTGGAGAAGCTGTTCCACTTGGGTGAACACTATCCTGTCAACAACCACAACGACCTGGACAACCTGACCATGTATAC GTGTCAGTGTTCTGCCCCAGCTAATGCCTCGGATAAACTCGTGCAGCGATGGAATTTGTCAGGATTCACCCCAGACTCAATACCATGGAGCAGCCTCAATGTTTCT ATGTGTAAGGAACTCCATGGAGATTTTGTGGGCCCGGCCTGTGGTGACCATGGACCGTACATCCCTGACGTTCTCTTCTGGtccatcatcctcttcttcaccaccttcttcttgtcctccttCCTCAAACAATTTAAAACTGAGCGATATTTCCCCACCAAG GTGCGATCCACCATCAGcgactttgctgtttttctgaCCATCATGATCATGGTGCTGGTGGACTACCTCATGGGGATACCGTCTCCTAAACTCAACGTCCCTGACCGCTTTGAG CCCACTTCCAAGAATCGTGGCTGGCTGATCGACCCGTTGGGTGATAACCCGTGGTGGACAATGCTTGTGGCGGCTCTTCCGGCGCTGCTCTGTACTATCCTGATATTCATGGACCAGCAGATTACCGCAGTTATTATCAACCGCAAAGAACACAAGCTCAAG AAAGGCTGTGGCTATCACCTGGACTTACTGATAGTGTCAGTGATGCTGGGGGTCTGCTCCGTTATGGGCCTGCCCTGGTTCGTGGCAGCGACAgtcctctccatctctcacGTCAACAGCCTGAAGGTGGAGTCCGGCTGCTCCGCTCCTGGGGAGCAGCCAAAGTTCCTGGGCATCCGAGAGCAGCGAGTCACTGGATTCATGATTTTCGTCCTCATGGGATGTTCAGTTTTCATGACGTCGGTGTTGAAG TTTATTCCAATGCCAGTGCTGTATGGAGTCTTTCTCTACATGGGCGTCTCCTCTTTGAAAGGCATTCAA TTCTTCGACAGGATCAAGCTGTTCGGCATGCCAGCCAAGCACCAGCCCGATCTCATCTACCTGCGCTACGTTCCACTGTGGAAGGTTCACATCTTCACGCTGGTGCAGCTGAcctgcttggtcctgctgtggGTCATCAAAgcctctgcagcagctgtggtgtTCCCCATGATG GTTCTGGCTTTGGTGTTTGTTCGGAAGCTCCTCGACCTTTTCTTCACCAAGCGAGAGCTGAGTTGGCTGGATGACCTGATGCCGGAGagcaaaaagaagaaggaagacgacaagaagaagaaagcacGAGAAAAGCTG GAGCAGGAGTCCAGGCTGCAGGACGAGGACGAGATCCCTGTCGACTACGATGAAGCGACCCAGCTCAGCATCCCGGCGAAAGCTCTCTCAGGAAG CAGTCAAGAGAAAGTGGCGTGTGTCAGAGTGGACATCAGCCCGGACACGCCAGGAGGAGGCACCACGGCCGAGACCTTCCTGTGA